The genomic DNA GCTGTACTTCTCCGGGTCCGCCTTCAGCAGCCTGACCAGTTCCGCCACATTGCCGGCCGGCAGGTCCTTGTTGACGATGAGCGCGTGATTGACCCGTCCCAGGAAACCCACCGCGGACATCTCGCGGATGTCGTAGCCCAGCTTCGGATAGACCGACTGCGCGATCGCATGGTGCACCGCCCCGAAGAGAATGGTGTAGCCGTCCGGCCTGGCCTTGGCGACCGCGTCCGCGCCCAGGGTCCCGCCCGCGCCGCCACGGTTCTCGACGATCACCGATTGGCCCAATCCGGCGCGCAGTGGCTCGGCCAGCTGCCGCGAAAGAATGTCCACGGTGCCGCCCGGCGCATACGGCGCGACCAGCCGTATCGTCTGCGAGGGGTATCCGCTGGCGGCCAGCGCCCTGCCGAACGGGGCGGCCGCGGCAAGCAACAACAACTGTCTCCTGTCCATGTCTGTCTCCTCTGGTGGATCGGCCCTCGGATCGGGGCCTGATTGCTTCTGCTTCGGATACCGGCCCGCGGCCGCGGGCGCTATGCCCGCGCGCCGCCGCCCCAATCGCGCAGGATCTCGTCGACGTGCTCGTTCAGGCGCGGCGGCGCACGCCGGTACGACACCGGCGTGCGCGACAGCTTCAAGGGGTTGGCCAGCAGGCTCACCGCGCCATCGCGCGCCCAGTCGCAGGGCATGCGCAGATGGGCGCCGCGTTCCTGCACATGCGGATCCTCGAACACCTCGCGCAGATCGTTGACCGGTCCGCACGGCACGTTCACGGCCTCCAGCGATTGCAGCCAGTATTGGCGCGGGCGGGTGCGCAGCGCCGCCTGCACGGCTTCACACACGGCCTCTCGGTGCCGGACCCGCGCGACGTTGGTGCCGTAGCGCTCGTCCCGCGCCACCGCTTCGATGCCGGCGACCTCGCAGAAACGCCGGAATTGCCCATCGTTGCCGACCGCCAGGATCATCGGCCCGTCGGCCGTCTCGAACACCTGGTACGGCACGATGTTCGGATGGCCGTTGGCCAGCCGCTTCGGGACCTCTGCACTGGCGAGGTAATTGGTGCCCGCGTTCACCAGCCAGGCGATCTGGCTGTCCAGCAGCGAAATGTCGATCTGCTGCCCTTCTCCGGTCGCGTCGCGATGGCGCAACGCCGCCAGGATGCCGACCGCCGCGTACATGCCCGTCATGACGTCGGCGATGCCGACGCCCACCTTCATCGGCGTGCCGTCGGTCTCGCCGGTCAGGCTCATGATGCCGCCCATGCCCTGGATCAGGAAGTCATAGCCTGCGCGCCGGGCGTAGGGGCCGGTCTGGCCGAAGCCGGTGACCGAGCAATACACCAGGCCGGGATAGCGCTGGCGCAGGCTGGGATAGTCCAGTCCATGCCTGGCCAATCCGCCGACCTTGTAGTTTTCCACCAGCACATCGGCCCGGGCCAGCAGGCGGTGCAGCAGCGCGCGCCCGTCCTCGGTGGCCATGTCGATGGCGATCGAGCGCTTGTTGCGATTGGCGCTGAGGTAGTAGGCGCTCTCGTCCGTGTCGCGGCCATCCTTGCCGACAACGTAGGGCGGCCCCCATTTGCGCGTATCATCGCCCTCCCCGGGCTTCTCCACCTTGACCACGTCCGCGCCCAGATCGCCCAGCAGCTGGGTGGCGCTGGGACCGGCCAGAATGCGCGAAAGGTCAAGAATGCGCACGCCGTCGAGCGCGCCGGGGATCATCGACTGCATGCCTGTCTCCACGATTGATGTCGAGGCAGTCTAGAATTCGGTCCCTTCACCTTCAATTGAGATTTTTTTCAAGAACGCCCCGCGCGAATTGACGTTGCCAACGCCACCACGACGCACTACGCTTGCATCGTCCCGATTCGCCGCCACCGCCTCCTCACCTTCGAAGCACAAATGAAAAATACGTTGATGGCCACGCACCTGCGCCTGGTCGGCATGGCGGCGCTCTGGGGCGCGTCGTGGTCCTGGGGCAAGGTCGTTGCGCAGGCGATGGCCCCGCTGGCCGCGGCCAGCCTGCGGTTCCTGTTCGCCAGCGTGGTGCTGGTGCTGTGGATGCATCGCGCGTCCGCGCTGCGCGACCTGAAGAAACTGACGCGCAACCAGTGGCTCGGCCTGGCCGCCGCGGCCATGGCGGGCGTATTCGGCTACTCGACCTTCTTCATGCTGAGCCTGCAGCTGGTGCCGGCCGGCAAGGCCGCCATCGTGGTGACGCTCAATCCCGGCGCCACGCTGCTGCTGGCGGCCATCCTGTTCAGGGAGCACCTGAACCCGGCGATCCTGGCGGGCATGGTCCTGTCGGCCATCGGCGCCTACATCGCGATCAGCGGCAACGGACCGAGCGCCGCCCTGCCCGGCTCGGTCGGCATCGGCGAGCTGTTGCTGCTGGGCTGCGTGGCCTGCTGGGTCGCGTACACGCTGATCGGCCGGCTGGTGCTCAAGGGCGTGGACGCATTGACCACCACCACGGTCACCACCGTGATCGGCGCCTTGCTGCTCCTGCTGGCCAGCATCGGATTCGAAGGCACCGCGGCCTGGGGCGCGCTGCGCGGCGCGCCGGCGGATGCCTGGGTCAGCCTGCTGGCCCTGGCCTTCGGCGCCACGGCCGTCGCCTATGCCTGGTACTTCGAGGGCGTCAAAGCGCTGGGCGCCGGCGCGGCTTCGGGCTACATCACGCTGGTGCCCGTGTTCGGCGTGCTGTTCTCCAGCCTGTGGCTGGACGAACCCACCAGCAAGAGCCTGTTCCTCGGCGCCGCCCTGGCCATTTCCGGCATGGCGCTCATGCATGTCGGCCGGCGCCGGGCGGAACTGCGCGGCCAGCGCCTGGCCCGCGCAGCGCGCGAAGGCGCGCCGGGCGGCAAACCCTGAATTCCGTCCGCCGGTGTCATTGCGCCAGCAGGCGCGCCAGGACCCCCTCACACAACGCCAGCTGCTCCACCGCAATGAACTCGTCCGCGGTGTGAGCCTGGGCGATATCGCCCGGCCCGCACACCACCGTCGGGATGCCCGCGGCCTGATACAGGCCCGCTTCGGTGGTGAACGCCACGTGGCCGCCCTTGCCCGCCCCCGCCTGGAACAGGCGCGCGACGATGCCGTCCTCGTCGCGCCGGGATACCAGCGCCGGCACCGCGGTGCGGCGGAAGACGTCGACCCGCGAGGCCTCGACCTTGTCGCGCATGCGTCGCTGCAGTTCGGCCGCGCGCGCGTGGATCGGCGCCAGCACGGCATCGGGATCGACGCCGGGAAGAAAACGCAGGTCGAAGTCGAATTCGGCGCTTTCCGGGATGACGTTGGCCGCCTGCCCCGCGTGCACGCGGCAGACCGCCATGGTGGAGAACGGCACGTAGAAATCCTCGTCCACCTCCCGCTGCGCCAGCTGCCCGGCCTGCTCCGTGATTTCCGCCACCAGGGCGCAGGCCACTTGCGCCGCGTTCACGCCCAGGCCGCTCAGGGACGAATGCGCCGCGCGGCCAAGCACCCGGCACCGCAGCGCGTGCCGCCCCTTGTGGGCGCGCACCACCGCCATTCCGGTCGGCTCGCCCACCACGCAGGCCTCGGGCCGGATGCCGAGTCCGCGCAGATCCTCCAGCAGACTGCGCACGCCGATGCAGCCGATCTCCTCATCGAAGGTGAAGGCCACATGCACGGGCCGCTTCAAGGCCTTCAGGTCGAGCCGCGCCAGCACCGACAGCACGCAGGCGAGAAATCCCTTCATGTCGCATACGCCACGGCCGTAGACCCGGTCGCCTTCGCGCGACAGCTCGAACGGCGCGCGCGACCATTCCTGGCCGGCCACCGGCACGACGTCGGTATGCCCGGACAGCAGGATGCCGCCGACATCGCCGCCGTGGCTGGCATACAAGTTGGCGCGCCGCCCATCCGGACTGTAGGTGTAGCGGATGCGGAACCCCAGCCCGCGCAAGGCCTCCTCGATCATCCCCAGCAACGGCAGGTTCGATGCCGTGCCCGACACCGTCTCGCATGCCACCAGCCGCTCCAGCCACGACAGGGCCGCGTGCAGGCCATCAGGAAGAGAGGATGCCATCACGCCTCCAGGGAAATGTTGGCGCGTTTCGCCACCGACCGCCATTTTTCAAGTTCGACGCCGATCTGCCTGGAGAATTCCTCCGGCGCATTGGCGCGCGGCACGGCGCCCAATTCCACGATCCGGGCGGCGACCTCCGGCCGTTTCAATGCCGCCATGACCGCTTCCTGCAAGGCCGCCACCAAAGCGGGGGGCATGCCCGCCGGACCGACCAGGCCGAACCACGCGGGATCGTTGAGCGCCGGGATGCCGGCCTCGGCAAATGTCGGCACGTCGGGCAGTTGCGCGACACGCCCCGGCCAGGCGACCGCCAGCGCGCGCAAGCGTCCGCCCTGCACGTGCGGCAGCGAGGCCGGCAGGTTATCGCACAGCACGTCGACGTGGCCGGCGATCGCGTCCTGCAAGGCCGGCCCCGCGCCGCGGTACGGCACGTGCCGCAGGCGCGCGCCGGTCGTCTGCGCCAGGAGTTCGCCCATCATGTGCCCAAGCGAGCCAACGCCCGGCGATCCGAACATCAGCTCGCCGTCCTTGCGCCTGGCCAGCGCGACGAACTCCACCAGATTGGCGGCAGGCAGTCGCGGATTGATCGACACGATGTTGGGGACGTCGGCCAGATTGGAGATGGGGGAAAAATCGCGCAGGGGCTGGTAGCCGGGCCTGGCCGAGACGGCGGGCTGGATCGCATGCGTACTGACCGTGGCCACTCCCAGCGTCAGCCCGTCCGGCGCCGCGCGCGATACATGCAGGGCGCCCACCGCGCCGCCGGCGCCCGGCCTGTTTTCGACAATGACGCTCTGCCCGAGGCGCTCCGCCAGCGCCCCCGCGATGAGGCGCGGGATCAGGTCCGCCGAGCCCCCCGGCGCGAAAGGCACGACGATACGGATGACGCGGTCCTGGGCCTGGACCCGCGACACGGCGGCCAGCGACAACGCGCAAGCCTGGATGAAATGACGGCGCTTCATGTGTTTTCCCCTTCCGGTTATGAAAAAGCCCCTCTTGCAGGGGCTTGGTCGTCGAAACAGCGGTCAGATGCGGCCGTCGTAGGCCTTTCTCGGGATGCGGCACGAGATCAATGCAAAGCGATCCGACGCCAGCGACTCGCGGATCGCGGCGGCAAGTTCGGCGCGGCTGCCGACCTCGAATCCCAGGCCGCCCATGGCGCGCGCCACGCCGGCGAAATCGGTGCCCGCGAAATCCACGCCCAGGTTGGGCAGGCCGTTGGCGCGCTGCTTGATCTCGATCAGCGACAGGGATTCGTCGGCAAAGACGAAGACGATCACCGGCGCCCGCGCGTCGCGGGCCGTCGCCAGTTCGCCCAGCGTCATTTCCAGGCACGCGTCGCCGGTGAACACGGCCACCGGCCGTTCGGGCTCGGCCAGCTTGGCGCCGATGCCCAGCGGCAGCGAGCAGCCCATGGTGCACAGCGCCGAGGACTGCATCAGGGTGCGCGGTTCATGGCATTGCCACACTTGCGACAACAGGATGCGATGCGCGCCGCTGTCGACCGAGGCCACGGTGTTCGCGGGCAGCAACGCCCGCGCCACATCGACGATCGCGGCCGGCCCCCATTCCTCGTCGGCGCGGTAGATGGCGGCGATGGCGCGCTTGATGTCGGCGACGGCGCCTTCGGTCCATTGCGACTGCCCCGCCAGCCCGGCGCCCAGCGCGGCCAGGCTGTGCCTGATATCGCCGACGAACGAGATCGCCGACTGGTGCATGTAATGGGTGTTGCGGGTCGCGGACACCTCGATCACCCGCGCGTCGTCGGCCCAGACATTGCGCCATCCCACGCGCATCTCGATCGGGTCGTAGCCGGCCAGCAGGACCACGTCGGCCTCGCGGACGAGCGGCAGCACGACCTGGTCTGCCAATGGCGACAGCCCCATGCCGCCGATCACCATGTCGCTGCGCTCGTCCACGATGCCCTTGCCCTTGTAGGTCGTGATCAGCGGAATCCTCAACTCCCGCACCAGCGCCTCGACCTGCGCCTGCGCGTGATGATGCAGGGCCTCGACCCCGGCGATGATCACGGGCCGCCTGGCCGCCGCCAGCCAGGCGCGGGCTTGCTGGAAGCGCTCCGTATCGGCCGGCGCCACCGGCGCCGGCGGCACGCGCCGCGCGCCCCTGGCGGGCATGACTTCCTGCAGGGCCACCGAAATCGGCACATCCACGTGCACCGGCCCCGGCGGGTCGTCCATGGCGATGGCGAGCGCCTTGTCGATGATGGCCTGCGCGGCGCCGGCGGACATGCGCAGCGATGCCTTGGTGATCGGCCGCATCAATGCCGCGTGGTCGAACACCTGGTGCGTATAGGTGGCGGCCTCGTCCTCGTCGACGCAGCCGGTGATGAACAACATCGGCACCCGGTCCTGCAGCGCGTTGGCGACCACGTTGACGGCGTTGGCGACGCCCGGCCCCAGCGTCGCGATCAGCACGCCGGGCGCGCCGGACCGATGAAACGCGCCTTCGGCCATGAAGCCGCCGGAGTTCTCGTGCTTGACCAGCGTGAACTTCACGCCGGCTTCGTCCAGGCCGCGCATGACCGACAGCACCTCCCCTCCCGGGATGCCGAACGCGTGCCGGCACCCCGCCTCATAAAGACGCTGGCCGATGATCTGGGAAACGGTAGACATGGATGATCCAGAAAAAAGCGGGACGCGGTTCCGGGGCCGATGCGGTCGGCTCGTCGCGCCCCTTGTTGCAGGAATGCCGACCGGCCGCGCCGATCGGGCAAGGCGTTCAGGTCAGGTTGCCCAAGGCATACGCCATGCGTTCGGCGGCGATGCGCAGGTTCTCGTCCGAGGTCGCGTACGACAGCCGCAGGAAGCCCGGCATGCCGAAGCCGGAGCCGGGCACCACCGCGACGCCGGCTCGGAGCAGATAGGCAGCCAGGGCCACGTCGTCGGCGATGCGTTCGCCGCCAGGCGCCTGGCGGCCAAGACAGGCCCGCACGTCGGGAAACAGGTAGAACGCGCCTTCGGGCCGCGGCGTATGGAGCCCGGCGATCCCGGAAAGCGCGTCATGCAGGAAGTCGCGGCGGCGCTGAAAGGCCTGGCAACGCCGCCGCACTTCGTCCTGCGGCCCTTCCAGCGCGGCCACCGCCGCGGCCTGGGAGATGGACGAGGTGTGTGAATTGATCTGCATCTGCAGCTTGGTCATCGCCTCGATCAGGTGCCGCGGCCCGCAGGCGTAGCCCAGGCGCCATCCCGTCATGGCATAGGCTTTCGACACGCCGTTGACGGTCAGGATGCGATCCGCGAGGTCCGGCGCCACCTGCGCCAGGGTGTGGAAGGCGCGTCCGTCGTACAGGATGTGCTCGTAGATATCGTCGACCAGGATGAAGAAATCCCGGTGGGGACTTTGGCGGATGACCTGCGCGAATTCGGCCAGTTGGGCGCGGTCGTAGGCGGTGCCGCTGGGATTGCTGGGCGAATTCAGGACCAGCCATTTGGTCCGGGGGCCGATCGCCGCCGCCAGATCGGCCGCCGCCAGCGCATAACCGCGCTGCGGCGACGTCGTGATCGGGCGCAACACGCCGCCATTCATGGCGACGATATCGCTGTAGGAGGCCCAGTAAGGCGCCGGCATGATGACCTCATCGCCCGGGCTCAGGGTCGCCAGGAACGCCTGGTAGATGACCTGCTTGCCGCCACAGCCCACGCTGATCTCGGCGATGGAGCAGTCGATGCCGTTGTCGCGCCTGAACTTGGCGACGATGGCCTCGCGCAGCCGCGTGCTGCCGTTGATGGGGGTGTAGCGGGTTTCACCATCGCGGATGGCGCGGATCGCCGCCTCGCCGATGTGCTGCGGCGTGGGGAAATCCGGCTCGCCGAGCGTCATGTCGATGACGCTGTGGCCTTGCTGGATGGCCTGGCGGGTTCGTTCCGCCATGACCTGGATGGGGGAAAGGCGCAGAGCGGAGATGATGGGAGCGAACATGGGCGGAATCCCTGACGAGTTGGAATCAGTCTAGAATTCACATGATTCAATCTCAATTGAATTTGGATTCAATATGATTTCGCCCCTCGGGCCCGACGTCCCCACCCTGCGCCAGCTGGAACTGCTGTTGTCCCTGGCCAGCGCCGACGGCATCGCCAGTGCCGGCGCCAAGATCGGCATGACGCCCTCGGCCACCAGCCACGCCCTGCGCGCGCTGGAGTCGACCCTGGGCGTGCTGCTGATCGACCGCAATGCGCCGCAGCTCGAACTGACCCATGCGGGCGAGCAGATCCTGCCGCACGTGCGCGACGTGTTCGCGGCCCTGCAACTGATCCAGGCCACGGCCAACGCCAGCGTCGGCCTGAAAAGCGGGATGCTGAAGATCGGCTCGTTCGGCCTGAGCTCGTCGCTGCGGCTGTTGCCGCCGCTGTTGCAGCAGTTTCGCAAGCTGTATCCGGGCATCGACCTGAGGGTCTTCGAAAAGGCCGACGCGGACATCGTGCAGGACCTGATAGAGCGGCGCCTTGAAATCGGCGTCGTCACGCTGCCCAAGCCGCAGTTCGACACCGTGACGATCGCCAACGACGAGCTGGTGGCCGTGGTGCCGGCGCGGCACGAGCTGGCCAGCCTGGACACGATCGAAGTCGGGCGGCTGGCGCAGTTCCCCTTCATCCTCACGCATGCGGGTTCACAGGGGCTGGTGGCCAGGATGTTCAGCCGGGCCGACGTTTCGCTCAAAGTGACCCACGAGCTGTCGCAGATGCTCTCCATCCTCGACTTCGTCGCGCGCGGCGAAGGCATTTCGGTGGTGGCGTCGCTGGCCCTGCCGGCCAGGTACGACGGCGTGGTCTACAAGGCGATCGCGCCCCTCACTTCCCGCAGGGTCGGGTTGGCCTGTCTCAACGAAAGCCGGCTGTCGCCCGCGGCCGCGGCGTTCTGGAAACTGGCCAAATCGCGCAGCCGGAAAAAACACGCGCCAACCGCGTGAGCCGCCGTCACATCACCGGAAACGTCATGCCGGGCGCGGCCTCGCGCACCATGGTCCAGAATGCGTGGGCGGCTGGGGAAAGCCGCCGTTCGTTCAGACAGGCCAGTCCGATGCGCCTTTTGACCGCGGGGCCGATCTTCCGGTAGACCAGGCCGTCGTAGCGGTCGGGCAACACCAGCGACGCCAGCACGGAAATGCCCTGGCCTCTCCTGACGAACTCCAGGATCGACATGATCTGCGAGAGATCGTGGGCGATGCGCGGCGTGATGCCGGCGCGCTCGAACATGCGCGTGATCACCGGCTGCGAGCCGGCGCGCGTCATGATGAGCGGATACGCGGCCAGGTCCTTGACGCCGATCACGCTCAGCCTGACCAGCGGATGCCCCTGCGGCAGCACGACCATGAGTTCGTCGGACACCAGGGGCAGCGTATCGAAGTCGGGTTTGGGCAGCGCCACCACGCCGATCTCGATGCGGCGCTCGATCAGGGCGCGCTCCATTTCCGGATCGGGCTTTTCGGTGACGAAGACGTCGACGCCCGGATAGCGCGCCTTGAACATCTCCAGCAACTGCGGAAGGATATTCAACGACGAACTCGCGCCCAGCGATCCCAGCGTCAGCATCCCGGCGCGCAGCCCCGCGCTGGCGCTGACCGTGGCCCGCACCACCTGCAGGGACGCGAACACGTCGCGCACGTGCGGCAGGATCTGTTGCGCCGCGTAGGTCAGCTGGACGCCGGTGACATTGCGGTCGATCAACGGCGCGCCCAGCGTCAGTTCCAGCGTCTTGAGCGCATGGCTTGTCGCCGACGGCGTCATCCCCAGGCGCGCGCCGGCGCTGGCGATGTTGTCCGAGGACGCCAGCGCGATGAACAGTTCCAATTGCTTCAACGACAGGGATTTGGCGGCCTTGTCTGTCATTGTCGACGGTCCCCTTGCATCGAGAACGGCCGCCGGAAGACGAGCCGCTTGAAATGTCGAGTGAGTATATACATCGGCCCCCTGCCCGGCGCGGGCCTTCAATGCGCGATCCGGAAATGGCATCATGGCAGACCGCGCCGGCATTTCGCCATTCGCCGCGGCCCTGAACCGGAGCCGGCATGACGCAGTTGCACGAACGATTCCTGGAAGCGCCTGTCCGGCGCCGCGGCACGGTGAAACGCGCGGACGTCGCAGGCCTGTCCGGCGACATGACGCCGCCGCGCCGGGAATCATCGCGGCCGCAAGGCCAAGGGGCTGCCTGATGGCGACGGCGCAATCCGCGACGCTGCAACCCTGCGTGCATGATGGCATTCCCACCCGGGAAACCTGGCTGGATTGCGTGTCGGCCGACGGCGGCCGGCTGCGCCTGGTGTTGCTGGCGGAAGAAGCTCGGGCCACCGCCACGCTGCTGGCATCGGCCCGCGCCATCGCGCAAGCGCTGCCGGCGCGCCTGGACGCCGCGTTGCGCTTCCTGTGGCAGGCCGGCCGCGAAACCGGCGATCCCGACGATGCGCCCGCCGCCTTCATGGAAGGCTTTGCGCCGTCCGACCTGGTGATGGCGGCCGATGGCGGCTACGTCCTGCATCTCGCGCCGCGCGACGCGGCCTGGTTCATGCCGGGCTACTGGCCGTCGCTGCGGTTTTCGGCCGACCACGCCCCCGCGGGATGGACCTGCGAATCCTGACCCATCCATCTCGAAGCGCGATCGCGCTTTGAGATGCCCGCGGCGCCGGCCACAACCGCCAGTGGTGGTGGCAGCAGCAACGGCAGGCTCGCCGCGATACGATGCGCCTGCAACGGCAGCAGGCCCTGGATGGTGCCAAGGTCATTGGCCGCGTCGGCACGCGCGCGCAACGCCGCCTGTTCCTCGCGCAAAGCCTGGTTGTTCGCGATGCCCCGCGCCAGCAGGCGGGCCTGCGCGTCGTGGAACGCCTGGATCGCATTGCGCAGGCAATGGGCAGTGTATTGATCGCCCAGCCGGTCAAGGGGCACGCCGACGGCCGGCCTGCCGGCGCCCGCGCCGCGTTGCGGCGATGCCGCCGTTGCCGCGGCCTGCGAACGCCCCGCCTGCGCGAGCGCCAACGCCGCGGCCTGCGTGCGCGCGAAGCTCGCCCGCTCGGTCCGAGCCTGTGCCCGCAGGCGTTCGGCACGGTAGGGATCGCGGACATCGTCGATCCGGACCGAGCCCATGGGATCAATGGCTTTGGCGCTCATGCCGATGCCCTTCGGATGGCGGGCTCGCGCCGGCGCTGCGCGCGGATCCAGAGCATCTGCGCCACCACGCCCACCGCGAACAGCGCCAGCCACGTCGCCAACGCGCCACGCACCAAGGGCGATTGCGGCCCATCGGCAAGCGGATGCGAGAGCGGCAGCCGCGTCAACGTTTCGGCAATGCCGGGAATCCACATCAGGAAAAAACTGAACGAGAACCCAAGCTGGGACAGATAGGGCCGCGCCCGCACGCGCGGCGGCAGGCGCGACGCCAGCAAGGCGCCCGCGATCGACAGCAGCGCCAGGATGCCCAGCGCATGGCCGGCGTTGAATCCGCCGGTGCTGGACAATCCGAAGGCGGTGAACACGGCCACCAGCAATCCACCCAGGTAGACCTTGCCGGCGACTGTCGCGCTGTCGATTCCGCGATAACGCGCGAAGCTGTACAGGCCCGCGATGGCGGGCACGAGACTGATGAGGGTATGGGCAGCCCCCAGCGGGGAAATGGGATGAGGCATGGATGCAGTCTCCAGGAAAAACAACCAACTAGTTGGTAGGTTTAATGGTTCAAAAAAATGCGCGCCGGCCGGCGCGCATCGCGGGAATCGTCAGGCAGGCGCGGTCAGTTGGCGGATGGCCGCGCGCGTAACCGAGGCGAACGCGTCGGGATCGCCGACGGCCCGCGCGGTCAGCATGGCGCCGTGGACGGTGGACATGAACGCCTGCGCTTCGGCCTGGACGCCATCACGAAGACGGAAATGGCCCGTGGCCACGCCCTTTTCCAGCACCGACGCCAGCCAGCCGCTCAACTCGCCGAAATACGCGCGCACTTCGTCGGCGATTTCCGGGGGAATCATCGGCAATTCGGCAGCCAGCATCGCGCAGATGCACATGGGCAGCGAGCCCTCGCGGATGCACTGGGCCCAGTACTCGGTATAGGCGGTAAGCCGCGCCAGCGGATCCTCGACGTGCCGATCGAGTCCGGCCAGGCCTTCACGCGCCTGCGCGCGGTGCCGCGCAACGACCGCCAACACCAGCTCCGCCTTGGTCGGAAAATGGTGATGGATACTGGCCTTGCCGATATGCACCCGCTCGGATACGTCGGCATAGCTGAATCCGTGGTATCCACCGGCGGCAAGCAGCAGCTTGGTCTGCTCGACGATCTCGATGGCCCGGGGGGAAAGCTCCAGACTCATGGGAATTCACTGTGGTGACTGGCGGGGGGCAAGATGCCCTGGCGCCCGAGCCGCATCGGACGGATCCGGACGGCTGCATGCGGCAACCAATCTACTAGTTGGTTGGTTGACTGTCAAGCATGCCGCTTCAACCCGCGACCAGCTCGGCCAGCGGCGCGTCCGCCGCCGGCCGCGCCAACGCCTGCAGGTGTTGCCACAACCGCTCGGCCTGCTCCGCCAGGATGGCCTCCCCGCGCAGCAATCGCAGGCGCAGCGGCACCTCGAACGCCGCGCCACCCGCGCGTACCAGCTTGCGGGCGTCCAGGTCGCCGCGCACCAGCGACAGCGGCAGCCATGCCACGCCCAGTCCTGACAACGCCATGAGCCGCAAGCCGTCGGTAAGGCTGGCGTTGTGGCTCTGTTGCAGGTCCAGGTCCAGCCCATCCAGCAAGGGGCGCAATGACCAGCCCAGATGGCATTCGTCCGCATAGCCCAGGAACGAGATGGCCTGGCCGCCGGCCCGCGCCAGGTCGTAAAGCGGCCGGCCCGCCGCATTGGGCGCGCTGACCGGCACCAGGCGTTCGCCGCCCAGTTCCAGCCAGCGCAGTCCGCCGCCCTCGGCGGACAGGCCGACGCGCCGCGCCACCGCCCCGCCGGCGTCGAACAGGGCCACGGCATAGTCGGCCGCGCCTTCGTCGAGCAGGGCAAGGCACTCGGGCAGGTTGTCGGACTCGACACTGAATTTGGCGTCCCGGAAATCGCTGTGCAGGCGGGGAATCCAGTCGGGGAAGAACACCGCCGACATGATGTGGGGCGCGCAAAAGCGGATCCGCTGCTGGCGGTCACGCGCGTCGGTGCGGACCGACTTGCGCAAGCCTTCCAGCGCATAGACCACCTCGGTCGCCACCGCCTGCAAGCGCAGGCCCGCG from Achromobacter xylosoxidans includes the following:
- the argE gene encoding acetylornithine deacetylase, which produces MASSLPDGLHAALSWLERLVACETVSGTASNLPLLGMIEEALRGLGFRIRYTYSPDGRRANLYASHGGDVGGILLSGHTDVVPVAGQEWSRAPFELSREGDRVYGRGVCDMKGFLACVLSVLARLDLKALKRPVHVAFTFDEEIGCIGVRSLLEDLRGLGIRPEACVVGEPTGMAVVRAHKGRHALRCRVLGRAAHSSLSGLGVNAAQVACALVAEITEQAGQLAQREVDEDFYVPFSTMAVCRVHAGQAANVIPESAEFDFDLRFLPGVDPDAVLAPIHARAAELQRRMRDKVEASRVDVFRRTAVPALVSRRDEDGIVARLFQAGAGKGGHVAFTTEAGLYQAAGIPTVVCGPGDIAQAHTADEFIAVEQLALCEGVLARLLAQ
- a CDS encoding CaiB/BaiF CoA transferase family protein, with product MQSMIPGALDGVRILDLSRILAGPSATQLLGDLGADVVKVEKPGEGDDTRKWGPPYVVGKDGRDTDESAYYLSANRNKRSIAIDMATEDGRALLHRLLARADVLVENYKVGGLARHGLDYPSLRQRYPGLVYCSVTGFGQTGPYARRAGYDFLIQGMGGIMSLTGETDGTPMKVGVGIADVMTGMYAAVGILAALRHRDATGEGQQIDISLLDSQIAWLVNAGTNYLASAEVPKRLANGHPNIVPYQVFETADGPMILAVGNDGQFRRFCEVAGIEAVARDERYGTNVARVRHREAVCEAVQAALRTRPRQYWLQSLEAVNVPCGPVNDLREVFEDPHVQERGAHLRMPCDWARDGAVSLLANPLKLSRTPVSYRRAPPRLNEHVDEILRDWGGGARA
- a CDS encoding thiamine pyrophosphate-binding protein — translated: MSTVSQIIGQRLYEAGCRHAFGIPGGEVLSVMRGLDEAGVKFTLVKHENSGGFMAEGAFHRSGAPGVLIATLGPGVANAVNVVANALQDRVPMLFITGCVDEDEAATYTHQVFDHAALMRPITKASLRMSAGAAQAIIDKALAIAMDDPPGPVHVDVPISVALQEVMPARGARRVPPAPVAPADTERFQQARAWLAAARRPVIIAGVEALHHHAQAQVEALVRELRIPLITTYKGKGIVDERSDMVIGGMGLSPLADQVVLPLVREADVVLLAGYDPIEMRVGWRNVWADDARVIEVSATRNTHYMHQSAISFVGDIRHSLAALGAGLAGQSQWTEGAVADIKRAIAAIYRADEEWGPAAIVDVARALLPANTVASVDSGAHRILLSQVWQCHEPRTLMQSSALCTMGCSLPLGIGAKLAEPERPVAVFTGDACLEMTLGELATARDARAPVIVFVFADESLSLIEIKQRANGLPNLGVDFAGTDFAGVARAMGGLGFEVGSRAELAAAIRESLASDRFALISCRIPRKAYDGRI
- a CDS encoding Bug family tripartite tricarboxylate transporter substrate binding protein, which translates into the protein MKRRHFIQACALSLAAVSRVQAQDRVIRIVVPFAPGGSADLIPRLIAGALAERLGQSVIVENRPGAGGAVGALHVSRAAPDGLTLGVATVSTHAIQPAVSARPGYQPLRDFSPISNLADVPNIVSINPRLPAANLVEFVALARRKDGELMFGSPGVGSLGHMMGELLAQTTGARLRHVPYRGAGPALQDAIAGHVDVLCDNLPASLPHVQGGRLRALAVAWPGRVAQLPDVPTFAEAGIPALNDPAWFGLVGPAGMPPALVAALQEAVMAALKRPEVAARIVELGAVPRANAPEEFSRQIGVELEKWRSVAKRANISLEA
- a CDS encoding DMT family transporter, which encodes MKNTLMATHLRLVGMAALWGASWSWGKVVAQAMAPLAAASLRFLFASVVLVLWMHRASALRDLKKLTRNQWLGLAAAAMAGVFGYSTFFMLSLQLVPAGKAAIVVTLNPGATLLLAAILFREHLNPAILAGMVLSAIGAYIAISGNGPSAALPGSVGIGELLLLGCVACWVAYTLIGRLVLKGVDALTTTTVTTVIGALLLLLASIGFEGTAAWGALRGAPADAWVSLLALAFGATAVAYAWYFEGVKALGAGAASGYITLVPVFGVLFSSLWLDEPTSKSLFLGAALAISGMALMHVGRRRAELRGQRLARAAREGAPGGKP
- a CDS encoding pyridoxal phosphate-dependent aminotransferase, encoding MFAPIISALRLSPIQVMAERTRQAIQQGHSVIDMTLGEPDFPTPQHIGEAAIRAIRDGETRYTPINGSTRLREAIVAKFRRDNGIDCSIAEISVGCGGKQVIYQAFLATLSPGDEVIMPAPYWASYSDIVAMNGGVLRPITTSPQRGYALAAADLAAAIGPRTKWLVLNSPSNPSGTAYDRAQLAEFAQVIRQSPHRDFFILVDDIYEHILYDGRAFHTLAQVAPDLADRILTVNGVSKAYAMTGWRLGYACGPRHLIEAMTKLQMQINSHTSSISQAAAVAALEGPQDEVRRRCQAFQRRRDFLHDALSGIAGLHTPRPEGAFYLFPDVRACLGRQAPGGERIADDVALAAYLLRAGVAVVPGSGFGMPGFLRLSYATSDENLRIAAERMAYALGNLT